TTGGTCACAGAATGAGAGGTATCTCCAGGTATCTTTATAATTGAATTATGCAGAAGTTTGCAATGAAACATGCAAGTTCAGTCTTGAAAGAATAAGAACTTATAGggtgttctcttttttttttctttgtcctcTTTTGTATATGCCATTTGATGGCTGGATGCAATTGAAATCATTTTAGAGTCTGAGCCAAAAAAGGATCTTTGGTAATGTTGGGTCTTGGATGCTCATATATCTGTAAGGCAGGACACATCACACATTGATTGATATAGTACCCATTGGTGCTATTAATACTGTATGTTAAAAGCAATGTGTAGTAATGGCCAAAAATTGACAGCCTCTATATAAAACTCAGGGCCTGAGATTCCCTTCTATTTGGATAATCTTGCAATTACATGACACCATTTGGTCCAattttcataaaagaaaaaaaaaaaatggaggatgTGGTTACGTGGGAAGATCACCTACAAATTCAATAAGAGAGCTAATTTGATTCTCTTTTGCTGGAGTactttaagagagaaaaaaaaaatagagtaagtTTGGGTCCAAAAATCTAGGGTTAGATTCTTTGATTCCTCCTTCCCTACTAAGAACAAAAAGAATCTGCCAATCAGGCCACTCTCTTCTCaggaaagaaaacataaaagaaaaagggaaaggtaaattaaaagaaaaaaagaaagaaaaacccatttGTTATTCCCTTTCAGTCATCAAAAAGAAATATCCATACCTTATCCccatgaatttatttattttcaataatcaaatacaataaatttaatattttttgccacaacttgtTAGTCCAACATTACTTTCAAATGGAACCACTACTTATATACTTTTATTGTATACCAATCATAATCACCACCTCAGTAGTTGTGGAAAAAATTTTTATGGaatttgttgtttcttttagacatattgattgattgatttatttaatttttgcttcAAAGCTTCTCATAAGTCACAGTGCTAGGAAAGTTGCACCCATTATTCATGATGGTGGGGCTACCTAATTCAGTAGGGAATCAAGCACAaagaggtagagagagagagagagagattggaaaACAGCAAGATAAAAACAAACCATACActtttcctcttttctctccttttaAGACTCAAATTGAAATGTGTTGGCTTTCTCTGTTTTTGCTGCATCAGAGATTCTCTCTACCTCTTTCAAGTCAAAGAAGCATgaaaaaatacatattataatagaggaaaaaaagaaaagaaaaaggaaagtggTATGAAATGGGAAATGAGAGAAAGGAAGAGCCACAGCTCATGGCATATATTCCCCCAACATAACCCCACTTATGTTTCCAGATATGGAGTGAGAACATAGGACAGGCCAACAACTCCTCCAAATTATAAAGAGAACTATAGCTGCCACATATCCACCCAGAGCTAATCAAAAACCAATATTTATGTTTCAGTCATCTACCTCTATATCTCATTCACAAAACACATATGGGTCTGCAGAATATGCAAAATCAGAACATGAATTTGGTTTTGTCCACTGATGCAAAACCCAGATTAAAATGGACTCCAGAACTTCATCAAAGATTTGTTGAAGCAGTGAATCAACTTGGAGGGCCAGACAGTGAGTCTAGAAGCTTATTGATCCCTTTGTAATATTTTAGTCATAGTATATACTATAAAGTTTCTAATGTCTTTTTATATATTGGCCAGAGGCAACACCAAAGAGTTTGATGAGGGTGATGGGAATTCCTGGCTTGACTTTGTACCATCTGAAGAGTCATTTACAGGCACTTTCTCTTGACAATGATTCTATAGGTCTTTGTTGATTATATAACCAAACATGAAAGCTGAACTGTAAGTGTATGTTTGTGTTTATTGATGCAGAAATACAGGCTGGGGAAAAGCCAACAGTCAGAGTCCTGCACTGACAGCAAGCCAGAAGGTAACTTTGAGGAATCAGATAAGGCAATTATAGCATGATCCATtgattttcttctcattttggTTTTGATGGCATTCTTGTTATTGGTGCAGATTACAGAGAGACTCAGACAACTGATGGGCATTTCAGTAGGGAAATCACCAGTGATGCAAACCACAATCAGAATAATGAGTAATAGTTAGAGATAGATCACATCTATTTGATGAATTTGGATGGAAAATGATAATCCCAAGAGCTTCTATTGATTAAGTGTTGTGTTTATCAGAAGCTTGCAGATTGCTCAGGCTCTCAAATTGCAAATGGAAGTGCAAAGGAAACTGCACGAGCAGATTGAGGTATGACGAATAAACCGATCCCATTAGCAATAtgcaaattttcaatttatgtaTCATTACATCCTGATCATGTTAGAATTCTGTTTGCAGGTACAGAGGCATTTGCAGCTGCGAATTGAAGCCCAAGGGAAGTACTTACAATCAGTACTAAAGAAAGCTCAGGAAACGCTTGCCGGGTATAATTCTTCTTCACTGGGAGTAGAACTTGCCAAAGCTGAACTCTCTCAGTTAGTCTCAATGGTTAACACTGGCTGCCCCAGCTCTTCAATCTCAGAATTGACAGAATTAGGAGGTTTGAGTTTAAAAACTGTAGAGAGGAATCAAATGAGAGGCACAATATGTTCCATGGAGAGCTCCTTAACATCATCTGAAAGCTCTGGGAGGAAGGAAGAGAAGAGACCAATGAAAGAGAGTGGTGACCTCCAAAAGTCTAATACAACTACTCTTGAACTttcattaatgaacatacaCCCAGAAGACAAGCCAAGGAGCATTGAAACAAGCAATCAAGCTAGTGGGAAGAAGAGAACTGGTAGTGCCATTTCTAATACTACTTGTGTAGAGCAACCAGTTGCTAAAAGATCACCAAGTCACAGAGACAAAAGTAGCAACCAATTGAGAAAATCTGGATTGTTGGGGACACTAGATCTCAACAGCCAATATCAGAATGACATTGATTCAGGTCCAAAAGCAATAGACCTGAACTGCAAGGGAATGGAACAATGCAATGGGTTTTAGTCAGATAGCCTATGCAGCAAACTTGATTCTTAGAGCTAAACTTTTGTTAATAGCCTATGTATATTGTTATATGTATGGACCCTCCAAGAACTTTCGAAAGTGTATTCATATTAAAAGAAggtattataatatatatattgcttggatagatctctctctctctctctctcattttacCATGCATTGCCAAGGTTCTATTTGTGGCAAATTATTAATGACTGACACAGAGTTCCCCAAGTTTTTACTTCAAAACTTAGTTTATGGGCagcctctcaaaaaaaaaaaaaaaaacaaggctATCTTCCAATTACCTCTCCTAAACCCACAAAAGTAGGAGTTTTATGCACTGGATATGACTTTTTCTTCCCTGTAATCATAGTTTTAAGCGAAATTCTCAAGTTTTGTTGTATCCTGTTGTGTTGCTGCATGTCTCATGTCTCTACCCCATCCCATCAATCAGTGCGCACTATGTTCCCAACAAACATTCTGACCTAGACAATTCCAGTATCTgcttgaattctttttattataattcTCAAGAGACAGTAAAGTAGGGCATGTTTAACGTTTTAAGTATAATTTTCCTCTACATGTTCCAAGTGAGAAAGTAAAGATGGCTTAGAAATCATCATAACAGCAAAATCATTAGTTATCCAACCAACAAATACAGAATCATTGACCAAACCACGCGTATGCTTAAATATAAATGAACATAAAGGAGCTGTAATCAATTTATGCCACTAAGTCTAAGACTCGATAATTATGAAGCCTGCCCACGAGGTCAATAAATATTGCCCTCCTTATACTCCTCAAGCCAGTGATGTGGAAACAGTATGGAGCTTTCACAAACCATTCATGGCCATGTGCTTCTCATTGCATCTTTGCTCTTACTAATTAACTTTTGTTTAGCTTCTTCTTCACTGCCTCAAGGTATGAACTTCCCattaattagcctttttttttataagcacaACTCATTCTAGTTGACTGAGTTGAGCATTGACCTCATTCTTATTCACTGTAGGAAACAGACTCCCCTACATGACTTCAGATGTCGAAGAAGTTTCAGGTAAATCTTTCAATTACATTGTTGTTGGGGGAGGCACTGCTGGCTGCGCTCTAGCTGCAACGTTGTCTGAGAAATTCTCGGTGCTATTGGTAGAACGAGGTGGCTCACCATATGGAAACCCCTTAGTATTGGATAAAAGGTACTACGGGTTTGCATTGATCAAAACTGATGAATACACATCAGTTGCACAAAGCTTCGTCTCCAAGGATGGAGTCATGAATCAAAGAGGAAGAGTTCTTGGAGGTTCATCAGCTATAAATTTTGGGTTCTATAGTAGAGCAAGTGagtattttattcaaaaagtcGGGTTGGAGAAGGAACTTGTTAAGGATGCTTATGAATGGGTGGAATCTAGAATTGTCTCTAAACCTGAGTTGACCCAGTGGCAGATTGTTGCAGAATTTGGCCTTCTTGAAGCAGGAATTCTACCTTACAATGGTTTTAGTTTGGAACATATCGAGGGAACAAAGGTGGGTGCAACTGTTTTTGATGAAAATGGAATGAGACACACCTCAGCTGATCTTTTGGAGGCAGGAAATCCAGAAAATATCACAGTTCTTTTGAATGCAACAGTAAAGAATGTCATCTTCTATAATGGTAAGCAAGAAAGCTTATAGTAAAGTTCTTAATAGTAATATGATGCTGTAAAGTTCTTACAGTCATCTTTTGTATTGACTAAAAACTTTTGGTTCAGCATTTTCTTTTGGAACATCTAGTTCTTATTAACCTCACatttgtcttgaaatgatgcaGAAAACAGGAATGAGAGTAGAGCTTGGGGTATAAGGTTTATCAAGAGCAATGGTAGCCCTGATCAAACTCATGAAGTATATCTCAACCAACCTGAATGTTCCAGTTCTTGGGGAGAGGTGATATTATCAGCAGGGGCTTTAGGCAGCccccaaattttattgttaagtGGCCTTGGACCTCAAGCACACCTCAGGGAGTTCAATATCCCAATTGTGCTTGACTTAGAGGGTGTTGGACAAAGAATGCAAGACAACCCTGGCATTGCCCTCTTAGTGGACAATAAGCCAAAAAATCAGCTACCAGACACACCCCAAGTTGTTGGTATAGCAGATAACTTCAAGTTCATAGTTGAAGCAGGAATCGTACCTGTAAGCTTGAATGCAACAAGAATGACAGTTGCTGCCAAACTTGCATTCCCAGCATCAAAAGGAAAGCTTGAATTGAATAGCACAGACCCCAGGGAAAATCCATCAGTGCAGTTCAACTATCTAGCAAAGGAAAAGGACATGGATGAATGTGTAAAGATGAGTCAACTGCTTGAAAGAGTTGCAAGGTCTCAATCAATTGCTATGTTTGTGGGGGTGGAACACAAAAGCGAGCTCATGTCTAGTGAAGATGAGCTGAGAAAATCTTGCAAGAAAAATGTGAGGACCTTTTATCACTACCATGGTGGTTGTACAGTTGGATCAGTTGTGGACAAGGATTACAAGGTGTATGGGGTCGAGGGATTGAGAGTAGTGGATGGCTCAACCTTCCTGGAATCACCAGGCACAAA
This genomic stretch from Quercus lobata isolate SW786 chromosome 3, ValleyOak3.0 Primary Assembly, whole genome shotgun sequence harbors:
- the LOC115978843 gene encoding myb family transcription factor PHL8-like translates to MGLQNMQNQNMNLVLSTDAKPRLKWTPELHQRFVEAVNQLGGPDKATPKSLMRVMGIPGLTLYHLKSHLQKYRLGKSQQSESCTDSKPEDYRETQTTDGHFSREITSDANHNQNNESLQIAQALKLQMEVQRKLHEQIEVQRHLQLRIEAQGKYLQSVLKKAQETLAGYNSSSLGVELAKAELSQLVSMVNTGCPSSSISELTELGGLSLKTVERNQMRGTICSMESSLTSSESSGRKEEKRPMKESGDLQKSNTTTLELSLMNIHPEDKPRSIETSNQASGKKRTGSAISNTTCVEQPVAKRSPSHRDKSSNQLRKSGLLGTLDLNSQYQNDIDSGPKAIDLNCKGMEQCNGF
- the LOC115978733 gene encoding (R)-mandelonitrile lyase-like, with protein sequence MELSQTIHGHVLLIASLLLLINFCLASSSLPQGNRLPYMTSDVEEVSGKSFNYIVVGGGTAGCALAATLSEKFSVLLVERGGSPYGNPLVLDKRYYGFALIKTDEYTSVAQSFVSKDGVMNQRGRVLGGSSAINFGFYSRASEYFIQKVGLEKELVKDAYEWVESRIVSKPELTQWQIVAEFGLLEAGILPYNGFSLEHIEGTKVGATVFDENGMRHTSADLLEAGNPENITVLLNATVKNVIFYNENRNESRAWGIRFIKSNGSPDQTHEVYLNQPECSSSWGEVILSAGALGSPQILLLSGLGPQAHLREFNIPIVLDLEGVGQRMQDNPGIALLVDNKPKNQLPDTPQVVGIADNFKFIVEAGIVPVSLNATRMTVAAKLAFPASKGKLELNSTDPRENPSVQFNYLAKEKDMDECVKMSQLLERVARSQSIAMFVGVEHKSELMSSEDELRKSCKKNVRTFYHYHGGCTVGSVVDKDYKVYGVEGLRVVDGSTFLESPGTNPMATLLMLGRYQGIKILKEKSDAGPFNTQQQRP